A genomic region of Kribbella sp. NBC_00382 contains the following coding sequences:
- a CDS encoding ATP-binding protein, with translation MLEREAQLATLREIEPGAMVFVSGEAGIGKTSLVRAFCADQPLVRYGFCDALGTPRALGPMHDIARSSQDSALTALLASGADRHTLFTGFLDLLAAGPSVTVVEDVHWADEATLDLLLFVGRRIDELPALVLVTYRSEEVGRDHPLRRVLGDLATARPVHRLQVPALSPAAVAELAEPLGLNADQLFAVTDGNPFFVTEALSAPSEELPATVRDAVLARAARLGREARAVLDIVSLVPDRAELALAGKGVEECIESGMLLLEGQTVRFRHELARRAIESDVPAVRLSVLHGQVLDYLVGVEEVDPARLSYHAEAAGDRAAALQYAPLAGRKAAEVGAYRQAAEHYARALRHASGAPVEVQAALWRDNAEACDNSGYLAESVKASERAAELWASLGEVDKQGTVMARCSHVLWKAGRNTEAHAIARAAVALLEAGTPGPGLAMAYAALARLLMLGRDMPGAIVLGTKAAAYAEQFGDAQALGRALNAVGSAHWLTDPERAVEVLSASLDAAVEAGDQMGVASAMTNLGSGAGEVRQYELADHWLAAATEYCSDRDLDASGSYVQAWQSRSLFEQGHWTAAGAKAAEVLVAHTQHVPSYIVANVVLGRLRARRGDPDAETPLQRGWQLAVQTGDLQRLWPAAAALAENAWLTGRPELIEGFVAETYEQALVLKHPWAVGELAGLLRLGGVETDLPEYVARPYLTGDGWMELGCPYEAALALAASDDPEQQVDGLFGLQQLGAWPAAEIVAKQLRESGIQRLPRRPRGTTRENPAHLTDRETEVLALLAEDLRNVDIGARLHISPKTVDHHVSSILGKLGVASRQEAAEWVRAQDRELGTRT, from the coding sequence ATGCTCGAGCGTGAGGCGCAGCTCGCAACGCTCCGGGAGATCGAGCCCGGAGCGATGGTGTTCGTCTCCGGCGAGGCCGGAATCGGCAAGACCTCACTCGTCCGGGCCTTCTGCGCCGACCAACCCCTGGTCCGCTACGGCTTCTGCGATGCGCTCGGTACGCCTCGAGCGCTTGGTCCGATGCATGACATCGCCAGGTCGAGCCAAGACTCCGCACTGACCGCCCTGCTGGCGTCAGGAGCCGACCGGCACACACTCTTCACCGGATTCCTCGACCTGCTGGCCGCCGGACCGTCGGTGACGGTCGTCGAGGACGTGCATTGGGCCGACGAGGCAACCCTCGACCTGCTGCTCTTCGTCGGCCGCCGCATCGACGAGCTGCCCGCGCTCGTCCTCGTCACCTACCGCTCGGAGGAGGTCGGCCGCGACCACCCACTGCGCCGCGTCCTCGGCGACCTGGCCACCGCCCGACCAGTACACCGGCTCCAAGTACCTGCGCTGTCTCCGGCGGCAGTGGCCGAGCTGGCTGAACCACTGGGCTTGAACGCCGACCAGTTGTTCGCAGTGACGGACGGCAACCCGTTCTTCGTCACAGAGGCGCTCAGTGCGCCCAGTGAAGAGCTACCGGCCACAGTGCGGGACGCAGTACTGGCCAGAGCGGCTCGACTCGGGCGCGAGGCTCGGGCGGTACTAGACATCGTCTCCCTGGTGCCGGACCGGGCTGAGCTTGCCCTTGCAGGTAAGGGCGTTGAGGAGTGCATCGAGTCCGGGATGCTCCTGCTGGAAGGGCAGACTGTCCGCTTCCGGCATGAGCTGGCCAGGCGGGCGATCGAGTCCGACGTACCGGCTGTGCGGCTGTCTGTGCTGCATGGGCAGGTGTTGGACTACCTGGTTGGAGTGGAGGAGGTAGACCCGGCACGGCTCTCGTACCACGCAGAGGCGGCCGGGGACCGTGCTGCAGCTCTGCAGTACGCACCCCTGGCCGGCCGGAAAGCTGCAGAGGTCGGCGCTTATCGGCAGGCGGCCGAGCACTACGCGCGGGCACTGCGGCATGCCAGTGGAGCACCTGTGGAGGTACAGGCCGCGTTGTGGAGAGACAACGCGGAGGCCTGTGACAACAGCGGATACCTGGCCGAGTCGGTCAAGGCATCGGAGCGAGCTGCTGAGCTCTGGGCGTCACTGGGAGAGGTCGACAAGCAGGGCACGGTAATGGCTCGCTGCTCGCATGTGCTGTGGAAGGCGGGCCGCAATACCGAGGCCCACGCGATCGCGCGCGCAGCAGTCGCCCTGCTCGAAGCCGGTACTCCGGGACCCGGGCTAGCCATGGCGTACGCGGCCCTGGCCAGGTTGCTCATGCTCGGCCGGGACATGCCCGGAGCGATCGTCCTCGGGACCAAGGCGGCCGCCTATGCCGAGCAATTCGGTGACGCCCAAGCACTCGGCCGTGCACTCAATGCAGTCGGCAGTGCGCACTGGCTGACCGATCCTGAGCGGGCGGTCGAGGTCTTGTCGGCCAGTCTCGACGCGGCGGTCGAAGCCGGTGACCAGATGGGCGTCGCCTCGGCGATGACGAATCTCGGGTCCGGTGCCGGAGAGGTTCGCCAGTACGAGTTGGCCGACCACTGGCTCGCAGCGGCCACCGAGTACTGCTCAGACCGCGACCTGGACGCATCCGGGAGCTACGTGCAGGCATGGCAGTCGCGGAGCCTGTTCGAGCAGGGGCATTGGACTGCTGCAGGTGCCAAGGCGGCTGAGGTGCTCGTTGCGCATACCCAACACGTGCCGTCGTACATCGTGGCCAATGTCGTACTCGGCCGGCTTCGGGCCCGACGTGGGGACCCGGACGCGGAGACGCCATTGCAGCGGGGGTGGCAACTCGCAGTACAGACAGGGGATCTGCAGCGGTTGTGGCCGGCCGCTGCGGCGCTGGCGGAGAACGCTTGGCTTACTGGCCGTCCTGAGCTGATCGAGGGGTTCGTCGCTGAGACCTATGAGCAGGCGTTGGTGCTGAAGCATCCGTGGGCGGTGGGGGAGCTGGCCGGGCTGCTGCGGCTCGGGGGAGTCGAGACGGACCTACCGGAGTACGTCGCTCGGCCTTATCTGACTGGGGACGGGTGGATGGAGCTCGGCTGCCCGTACGAAGCTGCGCTGGCCCTGGCTGCCAGCGACGACCCTGAGCAACAGGTGGACGGGCTGTTCGGGCTGCAGCAGCTTGGTGCCTGGCCTGCGGCTGAAATCGTCGCGAAGCAGTTGCGCGAGAGCGGCATCCAGCGCCTGCCCCGGCGCCCGCGCGGGACCACCCGCGAGAACCCTGCGCACCTGACCGACCGCGAGACCGAAGTACTGGCCCTGCTGGCCGAGGACCTCCGCAACGTCGACATCGGCGCCCGCCTGCACATCTCTCCGAAGACGGTCGATCACCATGTGTCGTCGATCCTCGGCAAGCTCGGCGTAGCGTCGCGGCAGGAAGCAGCCGAGTGGGTGCGCGCCCAAGATAGGGAGCTGGGGACCCGAACATAG
- a CDS encoding cupin domain-containing protein, with translation MTNKLTMLLDIVPPMVPAGAEVMTITNELPPGDPGAAPHRHSGPVFGYMLEGEILFELEGEDPYVIKAGEAFWEPGGDVIHYQAANNLPDRQSKFVAVMIGVPGEPMLTFVDAEELAARRDRRGAPRGTEQSAVSGAGAAPSSEAGR, from the coding sequence ATGACGAACAAACTGACGATGCTGCTCGACATCGTGCCGCCGATGGTCCCGGCCGGCGCGGAGGTCATGACGATCACCAATGAGCTGCCACCCGGCGACCCGGGCGCGGCGCCGCACCGGCACTCGGGACCGGTCTTCGGGTACATGCTCGAGGGCGAGATCCTGTTCGAGCTGGAGGGCGAGGACCCGTACGTGATCAAGGCCGGCGAGGCGTTCTGGGAGCCCGGCGGGGACGTCATCCACTATCAGGCGGCCAACAACTTGCCCGACCGCCAGAGCAAGTTCGTCGCCGTCATGATCGGCGTCCCCGGCGAGCCGATGCTCACGTTCGTGGACGCCGAAGAACTCGCAGCCCGGAGGGATCGACGCGGAGCGCCGCGAGGCACCGAGCAGAGCGCGGTCTCAGGCGCCGGCGCCGCTCCCAGCTCGGAGGCTGGGCGCTGA
- a CDS encoding DUF4242 domain-containing protein, with protein sequence MNRYLVERNFPEGLSIPTDDRGAKSCLNVVDGNAQHEVTWVHSYVSPDHKTTYCVYDGPSPEAIRSAAETNGLPVTKITEVRVLDPYFYH encoded by the coding sequence ATGAACCGCTACCTGGTGGAACGCAACTTTCCCGAGGGCCTGTCCATCCCGACCGACGACCGCGGCGCCAAGTCGTGCCTGAACGTTGTCGACGGCAACGCGCAGCACGAGGTCACCTGGGTGCACTCCTACGTGTCACCGGACCACAAGACGACGTACTGCGTGTACGACGGCCCGTCGCCGGAAGCGATCCGCAGCGCGGCCGAGACCAACGGCCTCCCGGTCACCAAGATCACCGAGGTCCGCGTCCTCGACCCGTACTTCTACCACTGA
- a CDS encoding MFS transporter, which translates to MTVRPAAHPRLVLAVLSSCGVLVAVMQTIVVPLLPQLPALTHSKPADVSWLVTVTLLTGAVFTPLLGRAGDMYGKRKVLLIALASMVLGSLLCAISSLLPVLILGRGFQGAAVAVVPLGISILRDELPPDRVIPSIAIMSSTLGVGAAFGIPAATLVVEYLNWHTMFWICLALGLLNIVAVLLVVPESKLRSSGRFDALGALGLSGFLVCLLLAVSKGSAWGWGSPATVGLFVGALAIVPLWGWYELRSKTPLVDLRVSARPAVLFTNLAALLIGFAFYANSLSTAQLVQEPKSTGYGLGASIVVSGLCLLPGGVAMVLLSPVSARLSKARGPRFTLAVASGLMALGYLVRLFTSENLAAIVVGATVVAAGTAVAYSALPALIMHAVPVTETAAANGLNTLMRTIGQAVCSAIVVTVLTNVVATHEGVTAPTLHAYLIVFVIAGICALVAVGLTLLIPARRAVPARHPELAEAGRTT; encoded by the coding sequence TTGACCGTCCGTCCCGCCGCTCACCCACGCCTCGTCCTGGCCGTGCTCTCCTCGTGCGGTGTTCTGGTCGCAGTCATGCAGACGATCGTCGTACCGCTGCTGCCGCAGCTCCCCGCGCTGACCCACAGCAAGCCGGCCGACGTCAGCTGGCTGGTCACGGTCACGCTGCTGACCGGCGCGGTCTTCACGCCGCTGCTCGGCCGCGCCGGCGACATGTACGGCAAGCGCAAGGTGCTGCTGATCGCGCTCGCGTCGATGGTCCTCGGGTCGCTGCTCTGCGCCATCAGCTCCCTCCTGCCGGTACTGATCCTCGGCCGCGGATTCCAGGGCGCGGCGGTCGCCGTCGTACCGCTCGGCATCAGCATCCTGCGCGACGAGCTCCCGCCGGACCGCGTCATCCCGTCGATCGCGATCATGAGTTCGACGCTCGGGGTCGGCGCCGCATTCGGTATCCCCGCCGCGACGCTCGTGGTCGAGTACCTGAACTGGCACACGATGTTCTGGATCTGCCTCGCGCTCGGGCTGCTCAACATCGTGGCCGTGCTGCTCGTCGTCCCCGAGTCGAAACTGCGCAGCAGCGGGCGGTTCGACGCACTGGGTGCGCTGGGGTTGAGCGGCTTCCTCGTCTGCTTGCTGCTCGCGGTGTCGAAGGGGAGCGCCTGGGGATGGGGTTCGCCGGCGACGGTCGGGTTGTTCGTCGGTGCCCTGGCGATCGTGCCGCTCTGGGGCTGGTACGAGCTGCGCAGTAAGACGCCGTTGGTGGATCTGCGCGTCTCCGCGAGGCCGGCCGTGTTGTTCACCAACTTGGCGGCTCTGCTGATTGGCTTCGCGTTCTACGCCAACTCACTCAGTACTGCGCAACTCGTGCAGGAACCCAAGTCGACCGGCTACGGCCTCGGCGCGTCGATCGTGGTGAGCGGGCTGTGCTTGTTGCCGGGTGGCGTCGCGATGGTGCTGCTCTCGCCCGTCTCGGCACGACTCTCGAAGGCTCGCGGGCCGCGGTTCACGCTCGCGGTGGCGTCCGGGCTGATGGCGCTCGGGTACCTCGTCCGGCTGTTCACCAGCGAGAACCTGGCCGCGATCGTGGTCGGTGCCACAGTGGTCGCGGCCGGAACCGCCGTGGCGTATTCGGCACTGCCCGCCCTGATCATGCATGCTGTGCCGGTGACCGAAACGGCCGCGGCGAACGGCCTCAACACTTTGATGCGCACGATCGGCCAGGCGGTCTGCAGCGCCATCGTGGTGACAGTGCTGACCAACGTGGTCGCCACTCATGAAGGTGTCACCGCGCCGACCTTGCACGCGTACCTGATCGTCTTCGTGATCGCGGGCATCTGCGCGCTGGTCGCGGTCGGCCTGACGCTGCTGATCCCGGCGCGCCGCGCAGTACCGGCGAGGCACCCCGAGCTGGCCGAGGCAGGCCGGACGACGTGA
- a CDS encoding TetR/AcrR family transcriptional regulator, producing MTDASRPAILKAARRAFARQPYDAVTLRGIAKDANVSASLIIKHFGGKEALFDRVADFSDAATLLLAAPDAELGRHAVEALVRWRRETETDLLLRVIFAIGVGDERKLLREHFRDQVVRAFAERLTGDHTAVRAELIVAQLLGLGATIAVDKEGPTATADPSLIADLYAPAIQALIT from the coding sequence GTGACCGACGCCAGCCGCCCCGCCATCCTCAAGGCAGCCCGCCGCGCCTTCGCCCGCCAGCCCTATGACGCGGTCACCCTGCGCGGGATCGCCAAGGACGCCAACGTCAGCGCCTCGCTGATCATCAAGCACTTCGGCGGCAAGGAAGCGCTCTTCGACCGGGTGGCCGACTTCAGCGACGCCGCCACCTTGTTGCTGGCGGCGCCGGATGCCGAGCTCGGTCGGCATGCTGTCGAGGCCCTGGTCCGCTGGCGCCGCGAGACCGAGACGGACCTGCTGCTGCGGGTGATCTTTGCGATCGGTGTCGGCGACGAACGCAAACTGCTCCGCGAACACTTCCGCGACCAGGTCGTGCGCGCGTTCGCCGAGCGGCTCACCGGCGACCACACGGCGGTACGGGCCGAGCTGATCGTCGCCCAGCTCCTCGGCCTCGGCGCCACCATCGCCGTCGACAAGGAGGGCCCGACCGCCACGGCCGACCCCTCCCTGATCGCCGACCTCTACGCCCCCGCCATTCAAGCGCTCATCACCTAG
- a CDS encoding GNAT family N-acetyltransferase — protein MTVTLRAATAGDADAIASIWYSGWGDGHLGNVPDELVAIRTKESFWERVPARIPDTTVALAGDQVAGFVMVVGDEVEQVYVSGEHRGSGIAGTLIAEAERQVKANGHDEAWLAVATGNARARRFYERSGWADAGAFDYPATTDDGPIPVPCHRYVKTV, from the coding sequence ATGACTGTCACGCTGCGGGCCGCGACTGCGGGAGATGCCGACGCGATCGCCTCCATCTGGTACTCCGGGTGGGGCGACGGCCATCTCGGGAACGTGCCGGACGAGCTGGTCGCGATCCGTACCAAGGAGTCGTTCTGGGAACGGGTGCCGGCTCGGATCCCCGACACCACAGTGGCGCTGGCCGGGGACCAAGTGGCCGGCTTCGTGATGGTGGTCGGCGATGAGGTCGAGCAGGTCTACGTATCCGGCGAGCATCGCGGCTCAGGGATCGCCGGCACGCTGATCGCCGAGGCCGAGCGGCAGGTCAAGGCCAACGGGCATGATGAGGCCTGGCTCGCGGTCGCGACCGGCAACGCACGAGCCCGGCGCTTCTACGAACGCAGCGGTTGGGCGGACGCGGGCGCCTTCGACTACCCGGCGACCACGGACGACGGACCCATCCCAGTGCCGTGCCACCGGTATGTGAAAACGGTCTGA
- the metH gene encoding methionine synthase, with protein sequence MTDRQTELRNLLDQRVAVLDGAWGTMLQGAKLSPEDYRGDRFVDHTHDVTGDPDLLNLMRPDVILDVHRQYLNAGADITTTNTFTATSIGQADYGLQSLVREMNLAGARLARQAADEAGGKFVAGSIGPLNVTLSLSPRVEDPAYRAVSFEQVRDSYAEQISSLKEGGVDLLLIETIFDTLNCKAAIAAAREVAPELPLWISVTIVDLSGRTLSGQTVEAFWSSVEHAKPLVVGVNCSLGAAEMRPHVADLARFADTYVASHPNAGLPNAFGGYDETPDETAGMLQEFAESGLVNIVGGCCGTTPAHIAEIAKSVKGMAPRVVAPPSEQTRFSGLEPFSIGPDTGFVMIGERTNVTGSARFRRLIESDNHQAAVDVALEQVRGGANLLDVNMDADLLDSEQAMTTFLNLVATEPEVARIPIMIDSSKWSVLEAGLKCVQGKGVVNSISLKEGEEEFLERAQRIRDYGAGAVVMAFDEQGQADTVERKVEICGRAYDLLTQKIGFPPEDIIFDPNVLAVATGMSEHNGYAKNFIEALPLIKQRCPGVHISGGISNLSFSFRGNDIVREAMHSAFLYHAGQVGLDMGIVNAGQLAVYQDIPADLLELVEDVIFDRRDDATDRLVSFAENVKGKGTQREVDLTWREGTVEERLSHALVHGIVDFIEDDTEEARLTRKRPLEVIEGPLMDGMKIVGDLFGAGKMFLPQVVKSARVMKRSVAYLEPFMEAEKELARQEGRTEDVRGQGKVVLATVKGDVHDIGKNIVGVVLGCNNYEVIDLGVMVPAARILDTAVAEGADVVGLSGLITPSLDEMVAVAAEMDRRGLKLPLLVGGATTSKQHTAVRIAPAYENTTVHVLDASRVVGVVSDLLDDDRAEELAVSNRAAQEILREQHANKQRKPMLTVEAARANREVVDYGEIPVPEFIGVRRVAPDIETLRAMVDWQFLFLAWELKGKYPAILEQPVARELFDDANAMLDQIIADGSFTAKGAYAYWKAHSEGDDIILDDLDASFPMLRQQTEKPAGRENRCLSDYIAPKGDHLGGFAVAIHGAEELAAKYEAQQDDYKAIMVKALADRLAEAFAEWIHLEARKGWFEPDAEPLLEDLHAERFRGIRPALGYPASPDHSEKELLFELLEADQLGLGLTESYAMTPAAAVSGLIFASPAAKYFSVGRVGKDQVTDYAERRGMPLAELERWLRPNLAYDPD encoded by the coding sequence GTGACGGATCGTCAGACCGAGTTACGGAACCTGCTGGACCAGCGGGTGGCGGTGCTGGACGGCGCCTGGGGCACGATGCTCCAGGGCGCGAAGTTGTCGCCCGAGGACTATCGCGGCGACCGCTTCGTCGACCACACCCACGACGTGACCGGCGATCCGGATCTGCTCAACCTGATGCGCCCGGACGTCATCCTGGACGTCCACCGGCAGTACCTGAATGCCGGCGCCGACATCACCACCACGAACACCTTCACCGCGACCAGCATCGGGCAGGCTGACTACGGTCTGCAGTCCCTGGTGCGCGAGATGAATCTCGCCGGCGCACGCCTGGCCAGGCAGGCCGCCGACGAGGCCGGTGGCAAGTTCGTCGCCGGCTCGATCGGCCCGCTGAACGTCACCTTGTCGCTGTCCCCGCGCGTCGAAGACCCGGCGTACCGGGCGGTGTCGTTCGAGCAGGTCCGCGACTCGTACGCCGAGCAGATCTCGTCGCTCAAAGAGGGCGGCGTCGACCTGCTGCTGATCGAGACGATCTTCGACACCCTGAACTGCAAGGCCGCGATCGCCGCCGCCCGCGAGGTCGCGCCCGAGCTGCCGCTGTGGATCTCGGTCACCATCGTCGACCTCTCCGGCCGCACCCTGTCCGGCCAGACCGTCGAGGCGTTCTGGAGTTCCGTCGAGCACGCCAAGCCGCTCGTCGTCGGCGTGAACTGCTCGCTCGGCGCCGCCGAGATGCGTCCGCACGTGGCCGACCTCGCCCGGTTCGCCGACACCTACGTCGCCTCGCACCCGAACGCCGGCCTGCCGAACGCTTTCGGCGGGTACGACGAGACGCCGGACGAGACGGCCGGGATGCTCCAGGAGTTCGCGGAGTCCGGCCTGGTCAACATCGTCGGCGGCTGCTGCGGTACGACGCCTGCCCACATCGCCGAGATCGCGAAGTCGGTCAAGGGGATGGCCCCGCGCGTGGTCGCCCCGCCGTCCGAGCAGACCCGCTTCAGCGGGCTGGAGCCGTTCTCGATCGGGCCGGACACCGGGTTCGTGATGATCGGTGAGCGCACCAACGTGACCGGGTCGGCGCGGTTCCGCCGGCTGATCGAGTCCGACAACCACCAGGCCGCGGTCGACGTCGCGCTGGAGCAGGTCCGCGGTGGCGCGAACCTGCTGGACGTGAACATGGACGCCGACCTGCTCGACAGCGAGCAGGCGATGACGACCTTCCTCAACCTGGTCGCGACCGAGCCCGAGGTGGCCCGGATCCCGATCATGATCGACAGCTCGAAGTGGTCGGTACTAGAGGCCGGGCTCAAGTGCGTGCAGGGCAAGGGCGTGGTCAACTCGATCAGCCTGAAGGAGGGCGAGGAGGAGTTCCTCGAACGCGCCCAGCGGATCCGCGACTACGGCGCCGGCGCGGTGGTGATGGCCTTCGACGAGCAGGGCCAGGCCGACACCGTCGAGCGCAAGGTGGAGATCTGCGGCCGCGCGTACGACCTGCTGACGCAGAAGATCGGCTTCCCGCCCGAGGACATCATCTTCGACCCGAACGTACTGGCCGTCGCGACCGGTATGTCCGAGCACAACGGCTATGCCAAGAACTTCATCGAGGCGCTGCCGCTGATCAAGCAGCGCTGTCCGGGCGTTCACATCAGCGGCGGTATCTCGAACCTGTCGTTCTCGTTCCGCGGCAACGACATCGTCCGTGAGGCGATGCACTCGGCCTTCCTCTACCACGCAGGCCAGGTCGGTCTGGACATGGGAATCGTCAACGCCGGCCAGCTTGCGGTCTACCAGGACATCCCGGCCGACCTGCTGGAGCTGGTCGAGGACGTCATCTTCGACCGGCGCGACGACGCCACCGACCGGCTGGTCAGCTTCGCCGAGAACGTGAAGGGCAAGGGCACCCAGCGTGAGGTCGACCTGACCTGGCGCGAGGGCACCGTCGAGGAGCGGCTGTCGCACGCGCTCGTCCACGGCATCGTGGACTTCATCGAGGACGACACCGAAGAGGCCCGGCTGACCCGCAAGCGGCCGCTCGAGGTGATCGAGGGCCCGTTGATGGACGGGATGAAGATCGTCGGCGACCTGTTCGGCGCGGGCAAGATGTTCCTGCCCCAGGTGGTGAAGAGCGCGCGGGTGATGAAGCGCTCGGTCGCCTACCTCGAGCCGTTCATGGAGGCCGAGAAGGAGCTGGCCCGGCAGGAGGGCCGCACCGAGGACGTCCGCGGCCAGGGCAAGGTCGTGCTCGCGACGGTCAAGGGCGACGTGCACGACATCGGCAAGAACATCGTCGGCGTCGTGCTCGGTTGCAACAACTACGAGGTGATCGACCTCGGCGTGATGGTGCCGGCGGCAAGGATCCTCGACACGGCCGTTGCCGAGGGCGCCGATGTCGTCGGGCTGTCCGGGCTGATCACGCCGTCGCTCGACGAGATGGTTGCCGTCGCCGCCGAGATGGACCGGCGCGGGCTCAAACTTCCTTTGCTGGTTGGCGGTGCGACCACGTCGAAGCAGCACACGGCGGTACGGATCGCACCGGCGTACGAGAACACGACGGTGCACGTGCTGGACGCGTCCCGGGTGGTCGGCGTGGTCTCCGATCTGCTCGACGACGATCGCGCCGAAGAGCTTGCCGTGAGCAACCGTGCCGCTCAGGAGATCCTCCGCGAGCAGCACGCGAACAAGCAGCGCAAACCAATGCTGACGGTCGAGGCCGCCCGGGCGAATCGGGAAGTCGTCGACTACGGCGAGATCCCGGTCCCTGAGTTCATCGGCGTACGCCGGGTAGCACCGGACATCGAGACGCTGCGGGCGATGGTCGACTGGCAGTTCCTGTTCCTGGCCTGGGAGTTGAAGGGCAAGTACCCGGCCATCCTGGAGCAGCCGGTCGCGCGGGAGCTGTTCGACGACGCGAACGCGATGCTCGACCAGATCATCGCCGACGGGTCGTTCACCGCGAAGGGTGCCTACGCGTACTGGAAGGCGCACAGCGAGGGCGACGACATCATCCTCGACGACCTGGATGCGTCCTTCCCGATGCTCCGCCAGCAGACAGAGAAGCCGGCGGGTCGCGAGAACCGTTGCCTGTCGGACTACATCGCGCCGAAGGGTGATCACCTCGGCGGGTTCGCTGTGGCGATCCACGGCGCGGAGGAGCTGGCGGCGAAGTACGAGGCGCAGCAGGACGACTACAAGGCGATCATGGTCAAGGCGCTGGCCGACCGGCTGGCCGAGGCGTTCGCCGAGTGGATCCACCTGGAGGCCCGCAAGGGCTGGTTCGAGCCCGACGCGGAGCCGTTGCTGGAGGACCTGCACGCGGAGCGCTTCCGCGGCATCCGGCCGGCCCTCGGCTACCCGGCGAGCCCGGACCACAGCGAGAAGGAACTGCTCTTCGAGCTGCTCGAGGCAGACCAGCTCGGCCTCGGCCTGACGGAGTCGTACGCAATGACACCGGCCGCGGCGGTCAGCGGCCTGATCTTCGCGAGCCCGGCGGCGAAGTACTTCAGCGTCGGACGGGTCGGCAAGGACCAGGTCACCGACTACGCCGAGCGACGCGGCATGCCGCTGGCGGAACTGGAACGCTGGCTCCGCCCGAACCTGGCCTACGACCCGGACTGA
- a CDS encoding multicopper oxidase family protein, producing the protein MPKRRDVLKFGLLAGAAAALPVERLTSAFAQPATAAASAAPTIKLFETQLVVPPVLKPTHTIAGTDYYDITMRVAQQEIIPDLETTIWGYNGIFPGPTIRARRNRPIVIRQHNKLPSEAAVHLHGGNVPSSSDGLPGQEIAPGKDRHYLYPNRQQATTLWYHDHVHHHEAFNTYQGLTGLYLITDPAEDKLGLPSGKYDVPLVIQDRSFNADGSFRLPDPNLGEFAGEVAVINGRPSPRFTVEQRRYRFRLLNGSSADCLHELTLGSGDTMHVIGTDGGLLAVPVAVSKLPLAPSERAEVIVDFSKYPVGSQIVLNSSVFGTPMQLLRFDVVKSHSGHPKLPSKLVPIQRLKESQAKVHRDFQLNLDKARGEMVINGKSFDPDRIDIRPKLGSTEVWTIFNGETPDLPIPHVFHTHLVRFQILDRDGNPPAPFESGWKDSVTVMPGERVRIIMRFADHPGRFLYHCHLLGHADAGMMATMFVTP; encoded by the coding sequence ATGCCCAAGAGAAGAGACGTCCTGAAGTTCGGTCTGCTGGCCGGAGCGGCCGCGGCGCTACCGGTCGAGCGGCTGACCAGCGCGTTCGCCCAGCCCGCGACCGCCGCGGCATCGGCCGCGCCAACGATCAAGCTCTTCGAGACCCAGCTGGTGGTTCCGCCGGTGCTCAAGCCGACGCACACCATCGCCGGTACCGACTACTACGACATCACCATGCGGGTCGCGCAGCAGGAGATCATCCCGGACCTGGAGACCACCATCTGGGGCTACAACGGGATCTTCCCCGGCCCGACGATCCGCGCCCGCCGGAACCGCCCGATCGTGATCCGCCAGCACAACAAGCTGCCGAGCGAAGCGGCGGTCCACCTGCACGGCGGCAACGTCCCGTCCAGCTCGGACGGCCTTCCCGGCCAGGAGATTGCCCCCGGCAAGGACCGGCACTACCTCTACCCGAACCGCCAGCAGGCCACCACGCTCTGGTACCACGACCACGTCCACCACCACGAGGCCTTCAATACCTATCAAGGGCTTACCGGGCTCTATCTGATCACCGACCCGGCCGAGGACAAGCTCGGCCTGCCGAGTGGCAAGTACGACGTACCGCTGGTGATCCAGGATCGTTCCTTCAACGCGGACGGGTCGTTCCGGCTGCCCGATCCCAACCTCGGTGAATTCGCCGGTGAGGTTGCCGTGATCAACGGCCGGCCGAGCCCGCGCTTCACCGTCGAGCAGCGGCGCTACCGGTTCCGGCTGCTCAACGGCTCATCCGCGGACTGCCTGCACGAACTCACACTGGGCTCGGGCGACACCATGCACGTGATCGGCACCGACGGCGGCCTGCTCGCCGTACCGGTTGCCGTCAGCAAGTTGCCGCTGGCACCGTCCGAGCGGGCCGAGGTGATCGTTGACTTCAGCAAGTACCCGGTCGGCTCGCAGATCGTCCTGAACAGCTCCGTCTTCGGTACGCCGATGCAGCTGCTCCGCTTCGATGTCGTGAAGTCTCACAGTGGTCACCCGAAGCTGCCCAGCAAGCTGGTCCCGATCCAGCGGCTGAAGGAGTCGCAGGCGAAGGTCCATCGCGACTTCCAGCTCAACCTGGACAAGGCGCGCGGTGAGATGGTGATCAACGGCAAGAGCTTCGACCCGGACCGGATCGACATCCGGCCGAAGCTCGGCAGTACCGAGGTCTGGACGATCTTCAACGGCGAGACCCCCGACCTCCCGATCCCGCACGTCTTCCACACCCATCTGGTCCGGTTCCAGATCCTCGACCGCGACGGCAACCCGCCCGCGCCGTTCGAGTCGGGCTGGAAGGACAGCGTCACGGTGATGCCCGGCGAACGCGTCCGGATCATCATGCGCTTCGCCGACCACCCCGGCCGCTTCCTCTACCACTGCCACCTGCTCGGCCACGCCGACGCCGGAATGATGGCCACGATGTTCGTGACGCCCTAG